Proteins encoded within one genomic window of Brachybacterium avium:
- a CDS encoding ATP-binding cassette domain-containing protein — protein MSAEAGTVRDDTSRPVGAAASTEPTAPAELVVEARDLEVVLPSGAGVGPWTGTLRAGEQVLLLGPSGCGKSTLLRALAGAIPAHQRGRVTGTLRVGEIDPIAGGVLAASAAVGFLGQDPADGVCLPQVADDVALPLESRCVPPAQIGQRVHRALAEAGIDDLSERAAATLSGGQLQRAGLAAAVVGRPRLLLLDEPTAMLDADGVQAVREAVTAAAAGGEVAVLLVEHRLDDWAGERGVAGLPPRTIALDASGRVLADGPTGEVFARHGATLREAGCWLPRELEQQLEGAAELSPERCAGPVRDLAPDSPANAAADPAREPLLTVRGAELGHQGRPVLSGVDLTVRSGQLLAVVGRNGAGKSTLLGALSRLDPPLRGEVEGAAAGLVFQRPEAQFVADTVTGELAASGVDPAQVTAMLTRLGLEEQREASPFALSGGQQRRLSLGAMLLTERPVLLADEPGYGLDRAAAHTVLNQLREAADAGQGVVIATHDLRTVEAADAVAVIDDGRLNGPMPPADLLQDTALLQRAGLVAGEPVADACPLAGAEPQPAAEKPPSAVEPDPRAGPRGRLARRNPTVLLALLTGLSIVCIALTDPVPLLVLYALLGAGVMIGCRRGPLALLRGQLPFVVFASGIFLVNVVSRPGHEPWPELPIRITEEGIVLGAALALRALVIGLGALTVMWATEPRNTMVSLQQHARLPARFTYALLAGRRLLDDLPHRWETLTRAHRVRLPLTAAGAVARLRPRHLLRCAFGLLVDAVRSAERIAFALESRGLGEGERTLWRPVPLGRGDALLACGIAAVVIAVLVLV, from the coding sequence GTGTCCGCTGAGGCGGGAACGGTCCGGGACGACACATCGCGCCCGGTCGGGGCCGCCGCGTCCACCGAGCCCACAGCGCCTGCCGAGCTCGTCGTCGAGGCGAGGGACCTCGAGGTGGTGCTGCCCTCGGGCGCCGGTGTCGGCCCCTGGACCGGGACCCTGCGCGCGGGGGAGCAGGTGCTGCTGCTGGGACCCAGCGGCTGCGGCAAGTCCACGCTGCTGCGGGCGCTCGCCGGCGCGATCCCCGCCCATCAGCGGGGCCGGGTCACCGGGACGCTGCGGGTGGGGGAGATCGATCCGATCGCCGGCGGCGTCCTCGCCGCGTCCGCGGCCGTCGGATTCCTCGGGCAGGACCCGGCCGACGGGGTCTGCCTGCCGCAGGTGGCCGACGACGTCGCGCTCCCGCTGGAGAGCCGTTGCGTCCCGCCCGCGCAGATCGGCCAGCGCGTGCACCGCGCGCTGGCCGAGGCCGGGATCGATGACCTGAGCGAGCGCGCCGCCGCGACGCTGTCCGGCGGGCAGCTGCAGCGGGCAGGGCTCGCCGCGGCCGTGGTGGGCCGGCCCCGCCTGCTGCTGCTGGATGAACCGACCGCGATGCTCGACGCCGACGGGGTGCAGGCGGTGCGTGAGGCCGTCACGGCAGCCGCCGCCGGCGGCGAGGTCGCGGTGCTGCTGGTCGAGCACCGGCTCGACGACTGGGCGGGAGAGCGTGGGGTGGCGGGGCTGCCGCCGCGCACCATCGCCCTGGACGCCTCCGGTCGGGTGCTCGCCGACGGACCCACCGGGGAGGTCTTCGCCCGTCACGGCGCCACGCTGCGGGAGGCCGGGTGCTGGCTGCCGCGCGAGCTCGAGCAGCAGCTGGAGGGCGCGGCGGAGCTGAGTCCGGAGCGCTGTGCGGGCCCTGTCCGGGACCTCGCCCCGGACTCACCGGCGAATGCTGCGGCGGATCCCGCGAGGGAGCCGCTGCTGACCGTGCGGGGCGCCGAACTCGGCCATCAGGGTCGTCCGGTCCTCTCCGGGGTCGACCTCACCGTGCGTTCCGGGCAGTTGCTCGCCGTCGTCGGCCGCAACGGTGCCGGCAAATCCACCCTGCTGGGGGCGCTGTCCCGGCTGGATCCGCCGCTTCGCGGTGAGGTCGAGGGCGCTGCGGCGGGCCTGGTGTTCCAGCGGCCCGAGGCCCAGTTCGTGGCCGACACCGTGACCGGTGAGCTCGCGGCGTCCGGGGTGGATCCCGCCCAGGTCACGGCGATGCTCACCCGGCTCGGGCTCGAGGAGCAGCGGGAGGCGAGCCCCTTCGCGCTCTCCGGCGGTCAGCAGCGTCGCCTCTCCCTCGGCGCGATGCTGCTGACCGAGCGGCCGGTGCTGCTGGCGGACGAGCCCGGCTACGGCCTGGACCGAGCCGCCGCACACACCGTCCTCAACCAGCTGCGGGAGGCGGCTGATGCCGGGCAGGGGGTGGTCATCGCCACCCATGACCTGCGCACGGTGGAAGCGGCCGATGCGGTGGCCGTGATCGATGACGGCCGACTGAACGGGCCGATGCCGCCAGCAGACCTGCTGCAGGACACGGCGCTGCTGCAGCGCGCCGGGCTCGTCGCAGGAGAGCCGGTCGCGGACGCGTGCCCGCTGGCCGGGGCAGAGCCCCAGCCGGCCGCGGAGAAGCCTCCGTCGGCCGTGGAGCCCGACCCGAGGGCGGGCCCCCGGGGCCGGCTCGCCCGGCGCAACCCCACCGTGCTGCTGGCCCTGCTGACCGGCCTGAGCATCGTGTGCATCGCGCTCACCGACCCGGTGCCGCTGCTGGTGCTGTACGCGCTGCTCGGCGCCGGCGTGATGATCGGCTGCCGCCGCGGACCGCTGGCCCTGCTGCGCGGCCAGTTGCCGTTCGTGGTGTTCGCCAGCGGGATCTTTCTGGTCAATGTGGTCAGCCGCCCCGGGCACGAACCCTGGCCCGAGCTGCCGATCCGGATCACCGAGGAGGGGATCGTGCTGGGCGCGGCGCTGGCGCTGCGGGCGCTGGTGATCGGGCTCGGTGCCCTCACCGTCATGTGGGCGACCGAGCCGCGGAACACGATGGTGAGCCTGCAGCAGCATGCCCGCCTGCCCGCCCGGTTCACCTACGCGCTGCTGGCCGGACGCCGGCTGCTGGATGATCTGCCGCACCGGTGGGAGACGCTCACCCGCGCCCACCGGGTGCGGCTGCCGCTGACCGCCGCGGGTGCCGTGGCCCGGCTGCGGCCCCGTCACCTGCTGCGCTGCGCCTTCGGACTGCTGGTCGATGCGGTGCGCAGCGCCGAACGGATCGCCTTCGCCCTCGAATCACGGGGTCTCGGGGAGGGGGAGCGGACCCTCTGGCGGCCGGTCCCGCTGGGTCGCGGTGATGCGCTGCTGGCCTGCGGGATCGCGGCGGTGGTCATCGCCGTGCTGGTCCTGGTGTGA
- a CDS encoding FMN-binding glutamate synthase family protein, producing MTRSSLRTTVAAALGVAGTAVGALAAHDLTQKRHTILRIYPVIGHMRFLLEGLRPELQQYFIERNWDGRPFDRDIRSIVYERAKGIHGEQAFGTERDVNAAGYEYLVHSIHPAPEPESVPRVQIGGPDCARPYSMALLNVSAMSFGALGANAVRALNKGAQMGGFAQDTGEGSLTPYHEEMGGDLIWELGTGYFGARTEDGRLDEEIFREKATKDQVKCISVKLSQGAKPGIGGVLPAPKVSAEIAEIRGVPEGEKCVSPASHSMFDTPVGLIEFLVRLRELSGGKPVGFKLCVGSKVEVLSLCKAMLEVGTAPDFIIIDGSEGGTGAAPLEFEDHMGMPLTQGLMTMHNALVGAGLRDRIRLGASGKVAAGNDIVKRMIQGADFTNSARAMMMAIGCIQAQRCHTGRCPTGVTTQDPYRQRGLVVEDKSVRVTQYQQGTVAEAVKLMAAMGVSSPAELRPWMLRRNLSQTANASYAELYEWLEPDQLLTDPPEDWAAAWTAASAQSFRTHH from the coding sequence ATGACCCGCTCTTCCCTCCGCACCACCGTCGCCGCCGCCCTGGGCGTCGCCGGCACCGCCGTCGGCGCTCTGGCGGCCCATGACCTGACACAGAAGCGCCACACGATCCTGCGCATCTATCCGGTCATCGGCCACATGCGCTTCCTGCTGGAAGGCCTGCGCCCGGAGCTGCAGCAGTACTTCATCGAACGCAACTGGGACGGCAGACCCTTCGACCGCGACATCCGCAGCATCGTCTACGAGCGCGCGAAGGGCATCCACGGCGAGCAGGCCTTCGGCACCGAGCGCGACGTCAACGCCGCCGGGTACGAGTACCTCGTCCACTCCATCCACCCGGCCCCCGAGCCGGAGTCCGTCCCGCGCGTGCAGATCGGCGGCCCGGACTGCGCCCGCCCGTACTCGATGGCGCTGCTGAACGTCTCGGCCATGAGCTTCGGCGCGCTGGGTGCCAACGCGGTGCGCGCCCTGAACAAGGGTGCGCAGATGGGCGGCTTCGCCCAGGACACCGGCGAGGGCTCGCTCACCCCGTACCACGAGGAGATGGGCGGCGATCTGATCTGGGAGCTGGGCACCGGTTATTTCGGCGCTCGCACCGAGGACGGCCGCCTCGATGAGGAGATCTTCCGGGAGAAGGCCACCAAGGACCAGGTCAAATGCATCTCCGTGAAGCTGAGCCAGGGTGCGAAGCCCGGTATCGGTGGAGTGCTGCCGGCGCCCAAGGTCTCGGCGGAGATCGCCGAGATCCGCGGCGTGCCCGAAGGGGAGAAGTGCGTCTCCCCCGCCTCGCACTCCATGTTCGACACCCCTGTGGGGCTCATCGAGTTCCTCGTCCGGCTGCGGGAGCTCTCCGGTGGCAAGCCCGTCGGGTTCAAGCTCTGCGTGGGCAGCAAGGTCGAGGTGCTCTCCCTGTGCAAGGCGATGCTCGAGGTCGGGACCGCACCGGACTTCATCATCATCGACGGCTCCGAGGGCGGTACCGGCGCAGCCCCGCTGGAGTTCGAGGACCATATGGGGATGCCGCTGACCCAGGGCCTGATGACGATGCACAACGCCCTGGTGGGGGCTGGTTTGCGGGACCGCATCCGGCTGGGGGCCTCCGGGAAGGTCGCCGCCGGCAACGACATCGTCAAACGGATGATCCAGGGCGCGGACTTCACCAACTCCGCCCGCGCGATGATGATGGCGATCGGCTGCATCCAGGCCCAGCGCTGCCACACCGGCCGCTGCCCCACCGGGGTCACCACCCAGGACCCGTATCGTCAGCGGGGCCTCGTCGTCGAGGACAAATCCGTGCGGGTGACGCAGTACCAGCAGGGAACGGTCGCCGAGGCCGTGAAGCTGATGGCGGCGATGGGGGTGTCCAGTCCCGCGGAGCTGCGCCCCTGGATGCTGCGTCGCAACCTCTCCCAGACGGCCAACGCCTCCTATGCGGAGCTGTACGAGTGGTTGGAGCCGGACCAGCTGCTCACCGACCCGCCGGAGGACTGGGCCGCGGCCTGGACCGCTGCCTCGGCGCAGTCGTTCCGCACCCATCACTGA
- the purS gene encoding phosphoribosylformylglycinamidine synthase subunit PurS has translation MPRVVVHVMPKPEILDPQGKAVAAALPRLGFEGIASVRQGKRFELEVEGEVTEQVLASLREAAETLLSNPVIEDVVSIDVEDAADGKAQA, from the coding sequence ATGCCACGTGTCGTGGTCCACGTCATGCCCAAGCCGGAGATCCTCGACCCGCAGGGCAAGGCCGTCGCCGCCGCGCTCCCCCGCCTGGGCTTCGAGGGCATCGCCTCGGTCCGTCAGGGCAAGCGGTTCGAGCTCGAGGTCGAGGGCGAGGTCACCGAGCAGGTGCTCGCCTCCCTGCGCGAGGCCGCGGAGACCCTGCTGTCCAACCCCGTCATCGAGGACGTCGTCTCGATCGACGTCGAGGACGCCGCCGACGGGAAGGCGCAGGCCTGA
- the purQ gene encoding phosphoribosylformylglycinamidine synthase subunit PurQ yields the protein MRIGVVTFPGTLDDRDALRAVRLAGAEPVALWHGEGDLKDVDAIVLPGGFSYGDYLRAGAISGFAPVMEKVVDAATGGMPVLGICNGFQILCETHLLPGAMIKNAHRAFLCRDQPLTVENTRTAWTSGYEAGQVIRIPLKNQDGQYVADERTLTQLEDEGRVVFRYAAGATHGPAGFEANPNGSRHDIAGITNAAGNVVGLMPHPEHAVEAGFGPDQPGEGTRSGTDGLTMFTSVLSSLVG from the coding sequence ATGCGCATCGGTGTGGTGACCTTCCCGGGCACGCTCGATGACCGGGACGCGCTGCGCGCCGTGCGGCTCGCCGGCGCCGAACCCGTCGCGCTCTGGCACGGAGAGGGCGACCTCAAGGACGTCGACGCGATCGTGCTGCCCGGCGGCTTCTCCTACGGCGACTACCTGCGCGCCGGCGCCATCAGCGGATTCGCCCCGGTGATGGAGAAAGTGGTCGACGCCGCGACGGGTGGGATGCCGGTGCTCGGCATCTGCAACGGCTTCCAGATCCTGTGCGAGACGCACCTGCTGCCCGGCGCGATGATCAAGAACGCCCATCGTGCGTTCCTCTGCCGCGACCAGCCGCTCACGGTGGAGAACACCCGCACCGCCTGGACCAGCGGGTACGAGGCGGGCCAGGTGATCCGCATCCCGCTGAAGAACCAGGACGGCCAGTACGTCGCCGATGAGCGCACCCTCACCCAGCTCGAGGACGAGGGCCGAGTGGTGTTCCGCTACGCCGCCGGCGCCACCCACGGCCCCGCCGGTTTCGAGGCCAACCCCAACGGGTCACGCCACGACATCGCCGGGATCACCAACGCCGCCGGCAACGTGGTGGGCCTGATGCCGCACCCGGAGCACGCGGTCGAGGCCGGTTTCGGTCCGGACCAGCCCGGTGAGGGCACCCGTTCCGGCACCGACGGCCTGACCATGTTCACCTCGGTGCTGAGCAGCCTGGTCGGCTGA
- a CDS encoding pirin family protein encodes MSPFEDFVLLEPREVPLGGPRGMTVHRTLPARRTSLIGAWCFVDHFGPDDLSASGGMQVPRHPHTGLATVSWLFEGAITHRDSLGSHALIRPGEVDIMVAGSGISHSEFSVADTTILHGVQLWYALPDRSRFRDPDFEVSAPRQIGTGGARARVGLGEFRATTEDGVVLEDRSEVRTDIPLSMAQLDLRAGTSLRIDLDPGHEYGLLVDRGAAQLRADLPGTDLPSTGLPAGSPLAMKEHESTIASRELMMLPDGVAQLTIRAETGEDLRVMLLGGEPLGEDIIMWWNFVGRTHEEIEQFRARYQAEIGVEHPLESAPIADTVLARGGLAEQDEQFGPFAASTPDALPAPALPHGRLRSRGRRGISA; translated from the coding sequence ATGAGCCCCTTCGAGGATTTCGTGCTGCTGGAGCCCCGGGAGGTGCCGCTCGGCGGCCCCCGCGGCATGACGGTCCACCGCACCCTGCCGGCTCGGCGCACCTCCCTCATCGGCGCCTGGTGCTTCGTGGACCATTTCGGTCCCGACGACCTCTCCGCCTCCGGCGGCATGCAGGTGCCCCGCCACCCGCATACGGGCCTGGCGACCGTGTCCTGGCTGTTCGAGGGCGCGATCACGCACCGCGACTCGCTCGGCAGCCACGCCCTGATCCGACCCGGCGAGGTGGACATCATGGTGGCGGGCTCCGGCATCTCCCATTCCGAGTTCTCGGTCGCCGACACCACGATCCTGCACGGCGTCCAGCTCTGGTACGCGCTGCCGGACCGCTCGCGCTTCCGCGACCCGGACTTCGAGGTCTCCGCCCCCCGCCAGATCGGGACCGGCGGAGCTCGCGCCCGCGTGGGCCTGGGGGAGTTCCGCGCCACCACGGAGGACGGCGTCGTGCTCGAGGACCGCAGCGAGGTGCGGACCGACATCCCGCTGAGCATGGCCCAGCTGGATCTGCGGGCGGGCACCTCCCTGCGCATCGATCTGGACCCCGGGCATGAGTACGGACTGCTCGTCGATCGCGGTGCCGCACAGCTCCGCGCTGACCTGCCGGGCACCGATCTGCCGAGCACGGGCCTGCCGGCGGGTTCGCCGCTCGCGATGAAAGAGCACGAGAGCACGATCGCGAGCCGGGAGCTGATGATGCTGCCCGACGGCGTTGCCCAGCTGACCATCCGCGCCGAGACCGGCGAGGACCTGCGGGTGATGCTGCTCGGCGGCGAGCCGCTGGGGGAGGACATCATCATGTGGTGGAACTTCGTGGGTCGCACCCACGAGGAGATCGAACAGTTCCGCGCCCGCTACCAGGCGGAGATCGGGGTCGAGCATCCTCTCGAGTCCGCACCGATCGCGGACACCGTCCTCGCGCGCGGAGGCCTCGCGGAGCAGGACGAGCAGTTCGGGCCGTTCGCCGCGAGCACCCCGGACGCCCTGCCGGCACCAGCGCTGCCGCACGGTCGCCTGCGCTCCCGCGGCCGGCGCGGGATCTCCGCATGA
- a CDS encoding protein-L-isoaspartate O-methyltransferase family protein, which yields MQELLGREVPADRIAQAMRAVPRARFLPAALRHRAGEDAPLPIGEGQTNSQPTTVENMLRLLEVREGHRVLDLGAGSGWTTALLAHLVGPTGEVLGLERQQRLLSPARTALAETVPEGRARIRAARPGVLGAPEDAPFDRILVSAGAGRLPPALPAQLGEGGILVIPVGQQMRRIARRGDALEETVHGAYLFVPLIEDPP from the coding sequence ATGCAGGAGCTGCTCGGCAGGGAGGTCCCTGCCGACCGGATCGCCCAGGCGATGCGGGCGGTGCCGCGGGCCCGTTTCCTCCCCGCCGCGCTCCGTCACCGGGCGGGCGAGGACGCCCCGCTGCCGATCGGTGAGGGGCAGACCAACTCGCAGCCCACCACCGTCGAGAACATGCTCCGCCTGCTCGAGGTGCGAGAGGGGCACCGGGTGCTCGACCTCGGAGCCGGCTCCGGATGGACCACCGCCCTGCTCGCCCATCTCGTCGGCCCCACCGGGGAGGTGCTGGGCCTCGAGCGCCAGCAGCGGCTGCTGAGCCCGGCGCGCACCGCGCTCGCCGAGACCGTGCCCGAGGGCCGGGCGAGGATCCGCGCCGCCCGGCCCGGCGTGCTCGGCGCCCCCGAGGACGCGCCCTTCGACCGGATCCTCGTCTCCGCCGGAGCCGGCCGCCTGCCGCCGGCGCTGCCCGCACAGCTGGGCGAGGGCGGGATCCTGGTCATCCCCGTCGGCCAGCAGATGCGACGGATCGCCCGCCGCGGCGACGCGCTGGAGGAGACCGTCCACGGGGCCTACCTCTTCGTGCCCCTCATCGAGGACCCGCCATGA
- a CDS encoding MBL fold metallo-hydrolase, with translation MKIHHLVHSCLLVEIAGRRLLVDPGGFSTEAVRGLDAELLSGLDAVLITHQHPDHLDRALLQEVLDRAGGAEVIAEPETAALLAEPAGDAAAIPAQRLLALAAGDTHELPAVPGEQAVRLEAVGGQHAVIHPDIPRVGNSGLVLSAGDGPRLGITGDSLEPVPQFRGIDVLAFAVVAPWSKIGETIDFLRAVGPVLALPVHDAIASDAGRPIFLRQSTNLAPEGTEVRDWPADGVIEVGAD, from the coding sequence ATGAAGATCCACCACCTCGTCCATTCCTGCCTGCTCGTGGAGATCGCCGGGCGGCGCCTGCTCGTGGACCCCGGCGGCTTCAGCACGGAGGCCGTGCGCGGCCTGGACGCCGAGCTGCTGTCCGGACTGGACGCCGTGCTGATCACGCACCAGCATCCCGACCACCTCGACCGGGCACTGCTCCAGGAGGTGCTGGACCGGGCCGGCGGCGCCGAGGTGATCGCCGAGCCGGAGACGGCCGCGCTCCTCGCCGAACCCGCGGGCGATGCCGCCGCGATCCCGGCGCAGCGCCTGCTGGCCCTCGCCGCCGGGGACACGCATGAACTGCCTGCGGTCCCGGGCGAGCAGGCGGTGCGCCTCGAGGCCGTCGGCGGCCAGCACGCGGTCATCCACCCGGACATCCCCCGGGTGGGGAACTCGGGCCTGGTGCTCTCCGCCGGGGACGGTCCCCGCCTCGGCATCACCGGCGACTCGCTCGAACCGGTCCCGCAGTTCCGGGGCATCGACGTGCTCGCCTTCGCGGTGGTCGCTCCCTGGTCGAAGATCGGCGAGACCATCGACTTCCTGCGCGCTGTCGGCCCGGTGCTCGCGCTGCCGGTGCACGACGCGATCGCGAGCGACGCGGGCCGTCCGATCTTCCTGCGCCAGTCCACGAATCTCGCTCCCGAGGGCACCGAGGTGCGCGATTGGCCGGCAGACGGGGTCATCGAGGTCGGCGCGGACTGA
- a CDS encoding class I SAM-dependent methyltransferase gives MTRTDMNSAETDSAETDSTDMTSTDMTSADEPSSGAAQHPGPAPTAAPDQTERVILQAAGEEGLTGCPCDLIVVADSTGELTSAALDSLAEQPEARVWSWSASRAETSALAERFASAVGAGRLVLAAGADPLPLEEFAAEADAHLVLARLPKSLAGLEDLARRLARFAGQGGREDLTLVAGGRVKHMTRSQNEVLAGSFTEVRASRGVGKSRALIASGPRPEALAPEPIAGAVTVSVHGQPRELALRGSGGVFGGSRADAGSLLLLEALDRALVEGEISAERAVDLGSGNGLLTAHLAAALPEAEVLGSDDDAEAVASTRATLEASGLSREGVRVSWDESLSQVADSSVDLVVLNPPFHDGTVVDATLVHGLLDSAARVLRPGGQLWFVHNSHLRYRAELEARVGAVQQRARDRRFTVLSAVR, from the coding sequence GTGACCCGCACCGACATGAACAGCGCAGAGACGGACAGCGCAGAGACGGACAGCACCGATATGACCAGCACCGATATGACCAGCGCCGACGAGCCCAGCAGCGGCGCCGCACAGCATCCCGGCCCGGCCCCGACGGCCGCGCCCGACCAGACAGAGCGGGTGATCCTGCAGGCAGCCGGAGAGGAGGGCCTCACCGGCTGCCCCTGCGACCTGATCGTCGTGGCCGACAGCACCGGTGAGCTGACCTCCGCTGCCCTCGACTCGCTCGCTGAGCAGCCGGAGGCCCGGGTCTGGTCCTGGAGCGCCTCGCGCGCCGAGACCTCCGCGCTCGCCGAACGCTTCGCCTCCGCGGTGGGTGCGGGCCGGCTGGTGCTCGCGGCCGGGGCGGACCCCCTCCCGCTGGAGGAGTTCGCCGCCGAGGCCGACGCCCACCTCGTGCTCGCCCGCCTGCCCAAGTCCCTCGCCGGGCTCGAGGACCTCGCCCGCCGCCTCGCCCGCTTCGCCGGCCAGGGCGGGCGCGAGGACCTGACCCTCGTCGCGGGCGGTCGCGTCAAGCACATGACCCGCTCCCAGAACGAGGTGCTGGCCGGCTCCTTCACCGAGGTCCGTGCCTCACGGGGCGTGGGCAAGTCCCGTGCACTGATCGCCTCCGGCCCGCGCCCGGAGGCTCTTGCACCGGAACCCATCGCCGGTGCGGTGACGGTGAGTGTGCACGGGCAGCCGCGCGAACTGGCGCTGCGCGGCAGCGGCGGGGTCTTCGGCGGTTCCCGGGCCGACGCCGGCAGCCTGCTGCTGCTGGAGGCGCTGGATCGGGCACTCGTCGAGGGTGAGATCTCCGCAGAGCGCGCCGTGGACCTCGGCAGCGGCAACGGCCTGCTCACCGCTCACCTCGCCGCCGCGCTGCCCGAGGCGGAGGTGCTGGGCAGCGATGACGACGCCGAGGCGGTCGCCTCCACCCGCGCCACCCTAGAGGCGTCGGGGCTCTCCCGCGAGGGGGTGCGTGTGAGCTGGGACGAGTCCCTCTCCCAGGTGGCCGACAGCAGCGTCGATCTGGTGGTGCTGAATCCGCCGTTCCACGACGGCACCGTCGTGGACGCGACCCTCGTGCACGGTCTGCTGGACTCGGCGGCCCGCGTGCTGCGTCCCGGCGGGCAGCTGTGGTTCGTCCACAACTCCCACCTCCGCTACCGCGCCGAGCTCGAGGCCCGCGTCGGCGCCGTGCAGCAGCGCGCCCGCGACCGCCGCTTCACCGTGCTCAGCGCGGTGCGCTGA
- a CDS encoding ECF transporter S component, which produces MIPASDDASAPTTAPAAAPGGPPPPASPDPDPTPARSRLGLREIVLVVVLGVLFGFLYWVFVQAWSWLAIAMGPAGDVAQHVIFGSWLLVAPIAIAIIRRPGVGILAEMLAGTIEVVFLGSPVGPLLVLSAALQGLGSELPFALTRYRRFGWGVFAASGALGAGLVFFWSAYRMGWYGQDLLTLRLGMQVLSGLVLGGLLARVIVRALERTGVLTNFAIGASAQADEIPQRRVR; this is translated from the coding sequence GTGATCCCCGCTTCTGACGACGCCTCCGCACCCACCACCGCTCCCGCCGCTGCCCCCGGCGGCCCGCCGCCCCCTGCGAGCCCGGACCCCGATCCCACACCCGCCCGCTCCCGACTCGGTCTGCGCGAGATCGTGCTGGTCGTCGTGCTCGGCGTGCTGTTCGGATTCCTGTACTGGGTGTTCGTCCAGGCCTGGAGCTGGCTGGCGATCGCGATGGGCCCCGCCGGTGATGTCGCCCAGCACGTGATCTTCGGCTCCTGGCTGTTGGTGGCCCCGATCGCGATCGCGATCATCCGCCGCCCCGGCGTGGGGATCCTCGCCGAGATGCTCGCCGGGACCATCGAAGTGGTGTTCCTGGGCAGCCCCGTCGGCCCGCTGCTGGTGCTCTCGGCCGCGCTGCAGGGCCTCGGCAGCGAGCTGCCCTTCGCCCTGACCCGCTACCGCCGCTTCGGCTGGGGCGTGTTCGCCGCCTCCGGTGCGCTCGGCGCGGGCCTGGTGTTCTTCTGGTCCGCGTACCGGATGGGCTGGTACGGCCAGGACCTGCTCACGCTGCGCCTGGGCATGCAGGTGCTCTCTGGGCTCGTCCTCGGCGGGCTGCTGGCCCGCGTGATCGTCCGCGCGCTGGAGCGCACCGGAGTGCTGACGAACTTCGCCATCGGTGCGTCGGCGCAGGCCGACGAGATCCCGCAGCGCCGTGTCCGCTGA